TGAAGAGACTTTGGATGAAAAGATGTCTAAAGTAGTAGTGAAGGATTATGAGGAAGAAGCCTTGTTCGCCGGAAACAAGGGCCGCTTTGCCAGAAATGATCACTGGCGCAGGAGAACAGAAGGTGATCGAGAATATCGACGTAGAAGGGATGAAAGTGATCGAGATCAATGGCGTGAACGAGAAGAAGATGATCGAGAGGAGAGACGCTCTCAGCTAGGGGGAGCAACACGCAGAGATGGTCAAAGCAACGAATCTCATCAACCAAGAAGGTTTGATGGAATATGCTATAATTGTGGAAGAAGGGCCACGTAGCCAGGTACTGTCGGTCAGAGAAAAAGCTAGTAGAAAGTCATGCAGTGATAACTAGTGGAGCATCACCGGATGAAGAAGAATGAGACATGGAAGCATTAGCTATTTTGAGTGATGGAGAGTTGGAGTCCAATGCGTCATCCGttgtagaagaagaagattggaATTTTGAAGATTCCATGCTGATGACAACTGAAGATGAGTGGGATATTTCCGTGATGAGAGAGACTCGGGGAGAAGCAAATGGAAAGCTGGAGCTGCTAGAAGTTGAGGAGAAAATTGACGAGCAACATGTTGAGCTTCCAGAAACTCAAGGAGATAATGATGAAGGTGAAGGAATAAAAATATCAGGGATTGAAGCGGATTAAGCAGCAAGAAAGCTGAAGCAGCCAGAAAAGGTCTTGGAGTCCGAAGAAGAGTCAGAGAAACCATAAGCTCGGAGATCAAGCAAAACACAGAAGTTGCTGgagaagaaaaattttaaagattatgACTCAAAAGAAGAATTGTGTCAAAGTATGCATCCTGAAGAGGTCAGATTACGGAGCTACAGAAGCTACAAGAGCAGCTAAACATACGGAGCCGGTGTCGAGGGAGAGTGTTGAGAAAGAGACTCCACCGACTTTAGAGAACAATCTAGAGGAATTGAGATTATGTTAATCAGTAATTAAATATGGTAGTGTGTTGGAGGATTCGAGAAGATCAAGAGTTGCATGGCAACTTAAAtgagtaaattaattaagtactagCTAGAATATTCTAGTTAGTGAATGCCGGCAAGTATAACCGACATAATTGGCTATAAATAGGTAATAGCCATATTGTATTAGGTGTACACAATTAGAGAGCTAAGTGAGAGTGTACGTGTGTGTTTGTGAGTGCGAGGTATGTCCTCGAGTTCTTGTGAGGTGTGTCCTCCAAGAATCGTAGTGTTGTGTTGGTGTTGTGTACACCACTGTGTTGTGTATTGGTGTTTCGTACACCGTTGTCGAgtgtttaataaaattttgtttgtgCATCGATCCTGAAGTACCACTGATACCCAACAAGGTAAACTTAGAGATTTATCCAATTTTTATAAGCTTAGAGAAAATGGTCCAGAACCTCTATTGAAGCttaggatttttttattaaaattctcgTCTTTCACACTTCTGCTAAAGTGTTTTGAATgtattttcaatcaaattattttatttatatggaaaattaaaaagatgaaTGGCCACttagaatttttttagttaggcctttaaataactaaaagtttaactctttttttgttatttgttttaatttttaaaggtGTTTTGCTATAGTATTTACTCTCTGTATCATTTGGAGAATTTTTAAACAGCAAATCTTCACTCTACTACTATATCATTATATGCAATGTGGAACTTTTAAACAGTTTCTTTGCTATAGCAAACATCTAAACAGTGTTTTCatactttttgtttttaaaataggGCATCgaatttagtttttaaagataaaaacaaaccttaatagcaattttttaaatggtGTTAAAGAAACTTAACGaaatgtattaatttaaagcaatgataaaactttttgtatgatttaaatattaatgaaacATATTTTATGCATGGTGCAATTTCCCTCTCTTTAAATCatcatgtttttaatttttttttttccacataaaaccctttaaaaattttacaagTGTGAAATTCATCCCAACTAATCCCAACTAACTACAGCGGCAGCTCAACCACGCGCGGAGATTCCGATGCCGGAGACACACATCTCCTTCTTCGATTCCTCCGCCGCATTTCCAAATTAATCACTTCCATCTCCACGCATTCCTTCTCAATTTCAAATCACAATGATTCACCACTGCATTCCCAATCCCAAGGCGCCTCTACCTCCCTCACCGACCTACACACCCAAAACCCTCACCGTCCGCTCTCAATTAGACCAAAAGGCGCCGCTGGGAGGGTTGGGACCCTACACGGGGCGGGACCCCAATGTGAAGAAGCCTGGGTGGCTTAGGCAGAAGGCGCCGCAGGGGGAAAAGTTCGATGAGGTCAAGGAATCGCTCTCCAGGCTCAAGCTCAACACCGTCTGTGAGGAGGCGCAGTGCCCCAACATTGGGGAGTGCTGGAATGGCGGCAGCGATGGCATTTCCACCGCCACCATCATGTTGCTTGGCGACACCTGCACCAGGGGCTGCCGTTTTTGTGCGGTCAAGACCAGTAGGAACCCGCCGCCCCCAGATCCCATGGAGCCCTACAATACTGCCAAAGCTGTTGCAACTTGGGGGTAATTCATGTTCTtcgctttcattttttttaattcattgtGTGGAATCCATCTCTGCTACTTGATTTATGATTATCGATCgtttaatttgattgttttacAAATTTGGTTACAAATGCGATTACATTAATGAGTTCTGAAAAGTGAAATTGGATGAGAATCTCTTTGGTGATGTGAGTGTGTATGGGTTGGAGGAGATTTTGGCGGCATAGCACATTATTAGTTTTGAAGAAGGGAGAAGAATGTATAATTCCTCGATATAGTAATGGTAGTATTTGTTAGTTCCTCTTATTAGTTGTAAAGGAAgtatctttttcttattttgttgcTTTATCAGTATGACTGCATAGCACAATGAATGTTACCATCTCGAAGAAACTTTGCATATATCACAGTCTGACAGTGCTTTATTTTTCAGTGTAGATTATATTGTTTTAACCAGCGTGGACCGAGATGATATACCTGACGGTGGAAGTGGCCATTTTGCAGAAACAGTGAAAGCCATGAAGGTTTGTTCTGAGTctttaatagaattaaatctctTAGGAAGAGAAAGTGCTTGCTGCATACATGCATATGCGCATATTCAATCACACGCATGTACAAGTCTAGTACTACGTTGGTACTGATGTTGCATGAATCATTATATTCAGTTTATGTGAAGATGGCCACTCATAAGTAAATCTAACATGcaatataacttttttttggcAGACCCTCAACCCTGAAATTATGGTCGAGTGTTTAACATCAGATTTTCGAGGGGATCTAGAGGCTGTATCCACGCTTGTTCACTCAGGGTTGGATGTGTTCGCCCACAATGTTGAAACTGTGAAACGACTGCAGCGGATAGTCAGAGATCCTAGGGCTGGGTACGTAACTTTGCCTTTGGTATTATGGTATCAGTTTTAGAGAATCCTCGCCTGGTCATGATTGAGAGTAACCCTATTGATTTCGAACACTTATTTGTTAAAGCTTCTAAATCTGTGGTAGGAACCAGCATTTGAAGTTCTCATGCTAATAGGAAGTACCTGTATGCACTAGGCATATCTTTATTTCAGTTGCATACTTGCATATAGTATAAAAGTGAGATTTAGAGTCTTTTGGTGCATTTTCCATAACTTCTCGTgtcatttattttcctttgttctcttatttctctttcttctcttctgCCTATCATTGCTTTGGAATTGTTTGAGTATTGTCGTGTCCTTTAAGTAACTCGTGAAGCAAAgcaaatatctcatatttttccTACAGCAAATGTCATATTGAAAACACAGTTTGCTACCATAGTTGCTATTGCATGGAGTATATCATTTCAGCttgtttttctcaaaaatacCAGTACCCTTTGTAGAAGCCTAATCATCTTTTGTGATAACAAGTCTATCTCACAGTTGTACCATTTATTGACCTGGTGAATGGAATAACCTTATCTGTCATCTTTCAACTCCTTTTAAAGTATCTAACTTCATCATCATTGACAAAATCCAAGTAGTTACTTTTAGTAAATTTGGTAAAGAAGTATATTGAcacttgtttttttatatttggatgTTACAGATATGAGCAAAGTTTATCAGTTTTGAAACACGCAAAGCGCGACAAGGAAGGGATGATAACAAAATCATCTATTATGCTAGGACTTGGTGAAAGTGATGATGAGTTGAAGGAAGCCATGGCTGATTTAAGGGCAATtggtgttgacattttgactCTAGGACAGTATTTACAGGTGAGCTATGCTAAAGACCTTTCCACGATACTTCTGGGacttgataaattaataacattACCATTCCTTTTATCTATAGTTGGTGGtgtaattcattttttttattcaagcTGCACACTTCTCTTAAGTTGGCTAACTCCATGACTCTTCATTTGATGATGCTTGTTTAGCGTCATTGATCTTTTAAATAGCGTTTCTTCTACCTGAAGCATATGCAAGAAACTAATGCTAAATCACTGTTATCTGTCTCATGCAGCCTACTCCATTACATCTAACAGTCAAGGAGTATGTTACCCCCGAAAAATTTGCTTTCTGGAAAGAATACGGAGAATCAATAGGTTTCCGTTATGTTGCCAGTGGACCCTTGGTAAACTCTTGCATTTTGATCCTCATTTTCATTGGAGAATTTCATTTCCTATTTCTGTTCATGCCGAAACTTTCTATCAAGATACTTGACTGttgtatcaaattaattagcaaGTACTATCAATTGTTGTTTTCTTCGTACTGGAGCTGGAACAAATTTCAAAGCAAGTACGATCTACTAGCATGTTGTTAACATTCTTGTTGGTTTCTAGGTTCGATCATCATATAGGGCGGGAGAGCTGTTTATCAAGACTATGGTGAaggagaaaaacaaaattgaatctGTTCGACACATTTTAGAGGACCTGGATTCTTTAGCTACCAATAATACCCAATGCATTGGTAGATAAGCTTTCTAGAACTAGCATTGTACTCGCAGGGAATACTAGTTcgtataaatatttattttcaaaataaacagGCATATTTTGGTTGCATTTATCATCTTTCCCAATCAACTTTCTTAATTATTGTAAAAGGCTtaataactttatttaattgggaccggggattatttatattagtcGGAACAAGTTTTAAAGCCTGTAAAATTGGAACacatcatttattttagtCAGAACAAGATTTAGTCATAATTTATGTTCCCATGACAGATTTGATCAATTACAGAAAACCAATAATTTTACAATACCACCAGATAGATATTAATTTAGTGTaacaacaaaatttgaaattaaaatggattAGTCGTATTCATGATCAATTTCGACATAACTCCAATCTACCATCATATACACATATTTTCCATGAGAATCTGTCCACAAAAGCCACTGTAAACATAAAATTGTAAGGAGAGGAGAGACGGAGAGAGCCAACTTTGAACTGCAGATGGCATGCTGCACTTAGGCTGTGCCAACCAATCGCTCAGCAACataaggagtatatattttcagAATATAACCTGGAAAATGAACCAAATTTTCAACTCTCAAACAGCAAGCTAAAGGAACttggaaaatataatgaaatctaCAGGTTTATCAAAAGAAAAACTCACCCATTTGACATATTGTGAGAACTGCGGTGAGAGCCAGTAACATGCTAAATGAAATAACTCCCCATTGCAAGGAAAGCTTCAGATAACAATGATGTCCAGCACCTAATAAGTCATTCGAAACAAAACTTCAGACGTTATCTGGCCAGAACATCCTGAAGAAATCCTGATCAAATTCCTTTTCttgcattttcttttcaaactCTTGAatcttcctcctcttcttcgaGACACCTCGTGCTTTAATCTTTGGCAACTGAAAACGACAAAGCAATTAGAAAACATGGTATTTACCAATCCTAGTAAATGCAAGCAATGATCACAACTACTTACCATATTGTTAACATGTGATAAGTGGACACGTTCAAAGACCACACACTCTATCTATTAGTATTACATGATGCTGATGCCATCCAATTATGTGAAAACTGGACACAAGTACATGCAAAAATCCTTGTTATATGACAATTCTACAATCACAATATACATCCTTATTcaattctctctacctctagTTGCCCTGATGCAATAAAGAATCCAAAGAAAGAAGTGTTTTCACAAGTTTAATCATTCAAAGGACTGAAGGAGacaattttctataatttctATACTACCAACAGAGACATGCTCGAGAAAACTTTTTCTAAAGATTGTTTGGTACATTCTAACGTCTTCAACATCTACAAGTTCATAAAATTCTTCATCtcatttacaatttttcaTCATTCCATCTTTATGGTTGTGATCctgttttatcaaaatcatTTAGTTGTTGATAAAAGGTTTTATTCTAATGTCATTATCATTTACGTTTCAGACGAGACCTCAGTCATTTCTTAACATTCATATACTCTGACAACTGAG
The genomic region above belongs to Salvia hispanica cultivar TCC Black 2014 chromosome 3, UniMelb_Shisp_WGS_1.0, whole genome shotgun sequence and contains:
- the LOC125216674 gene encoding lipoyl synthase, chloroplastic-like isoform X1; translation: MIHHCIPNPKAPLPPSPTYTPKTLTVRSQLDQKAPLGGLGPYTGRDPNVKKPGWLRQKAPQGEKFDEVKESLSRLKLNTVCEEAQCPNIGECWNGGSDGISTATIMLLGDTCTRGCRFCAVKTSRNPPPPDPMEPYNTAKAVATWGVDYIVLTSVDRDDIPDGGSGHFAETVKAMKTLNPEIMVECLTSDFRGDLEAVSTLVHSGLDVFAHNVETVKRLQRIVRDPRAGYEQSLSVLKHAKRDKEGMITKSSIMLGLGESDDELKEAMADLRAIGVDILTLGQYLQPTPLHLTVKEYVTPEKFAFWKEYGESIGFRYVASGPLVRSSYRAGELFIKTMVKEKNKIESVRHILEDLDSLATNNTQCIGR
- the LOC125216674 gene encoding lipoyl synthase, chloroplastic-like isoform X2; translation: MRSRNRSPGSSSTPSVRRRSAPTLGSAGMAAAMAFPPPPSCCLATPAPGAAVFVRSRPVGTRRPQIPWSPTILPKLLQLGDYIVLTSVDRDDIPDGGSGHFAETVKAMKTLNPEIMVECLTSDFRGDLEAVSTLVHSGLDVFAHNVETVKRLQRIVRDPRAGYEQSLSVLKHAKRDKEGMITKSSIMLGLGESDDELKEAMADLRAIGVDILTLGQYLQPTPLHLTVKEYVTPEKFAFWKEYGESIGFRYVASGPLVRSSYRAGELFIKTMVKEKNKIESVRHILEDLDSLATNNTQCIGR